The Paenibacillus sp. 481 DNA window AGCAGGCAAGCCGAGCGCCAAACCTAGCGGCATAAGGCCGCGTACGGTCGATGCTTGGCTGTTCAGCAAGATGGACATCAAGAATAGCGCAAATGCGAACAACCACGGCGCTGCTGTGACAATCTGCTGAATCGTACCTTGCAGCACATCCATATTGCCTTGGAAAAACGTATCGCCCATCCACGCGATACCGAAAATACTAATTAACGCTTGCATGCCGGCCGTAAATACACCGCTCTTCACGACGTTTGCTGCGTTAATGCGCGTCACCATTAAAATAATGGCAGCAACAGACAGCATGACGATTTCCACTACTTCTGGCATGCCAAGCATGCGTACAGCGCCAGCTGCGTCAGTCCAAGCAGGACGTAACGATGGGATAGAGCCGAGCAGGACGACGGTAAAGACGCCTAGCAGGAACAAGATAACGGAAGCAACTGCTCCCCGTCCTAGCTTGCCTTGAGTGGCAGCTTCGCCTTGGTCTGCCTTTTCAGCTACACCGATCGGAGCTACGCTGCCTGCTTCTACACGACGAAGATATTCTTCATCTTCTGCGAGCGGCTTGCCGTAGCGGCTCATGACGAGAGCTGCGACAAAGCAACCGATGAATGTAGCGGGAATGCTGATCAACAAAATATCGATCAGTTGGTAGCCTTGTCCGGAAATGAGCGCCAGCAATGCCACGGTAGCTGCCGAGATCGGGCTCGCCGTAATGGCTTGCTGCGAGGCGATAACCGCGATCGACATCGGGCGTTCTGGGCGCACGCCTGATTGGCGGGACACTTCCGCAATAACAGGCATAACCGAGTATGCGACGTGACCTGTACCTGCGCAAAGCGTGAACACGTACGTCACGAACGGAGCCATAAATGTAATATGCTGCGGATTGCGGCGCAGCGCTTTCTCGGCTAGGCGGACCAGCACGTCCAGCCCGCCGGCTGCTTGCATCACACTAGCCGCGGTAATAACCGAGGCAATCATAAGCATAACGTCGATGGGTGGCGCGGACGGTTGCAGGCCAAAGGCGAACGTAAGCACAGCAAGGCCTAATCCTCCCATTACACCCAACCCGATGCCGCCCATGCGTGAACCGATGTACAAGGCGGCGATCACGACGAGAAATTGTAACCAAAACAATGCAAACACCCTTCCATTATCTTCTTGTAGCCTATTCATACGCAAACGCCCGCCGACACAGCGCTTCCCTGATGACAGGCAAAGCACCGCAGCGGCGGGCAGCGTTAAACAGACGTTCTTCTAAGTTGTCTAACAGCTTGCAAAAGTGTGTTGTAATTATGAGCTAGTATATCAGTTGCATCAAATCTTGCAAAGAAAAGATCATTTTCATTTAAATTCCATTATTTGCAGTAACCCGGAACACATGCTATTTACAATTAGGAGGTTCGTTTGCGGGAATAAACCTTTTGATTGCGAACATGGCTATTTTTATGTAAAATATGTTTGATAATAATTCTCATTCTCAAAAAGAGGGTTGTTCGCTTATTTTTTCCTTATATCTGTTACAAGCCTATGGTCATGTTGCGGCCATTGATGATGCAGCTATATCAGATAACGTTTACGCAATCCATTGTTCTCCACATGCAATTCATGTTTCGTTTTTTCATTTCGCATAATCCGCTCTAATTAATGCTACCTATGGGGTGAAAACAGAAATGAGTAATCCACACCTATCCAATTCATCAGACGTTATACTTTCGGTTAACCGCAATCCTGTTAATCGAGAGCAGTTTACTGCCTGTATGCAAGCTTACGAGGGCATAGAGCATTTTCAACACGTAGAAGGCAAGTTGTTTGCGCTATGCTTAACGGACCCGTTGCAAATCGTGACGCTTGTCCTTTATTTGCGTGATCACCATGCTTCTGTCTTGTTGATTCACGGAGAAACTCCTCAAGAAACGGCCCAGCAGCTAGCGCTTGAAGCGCGGTGCGAAGGGCTTGTGTATGGGCAACCGGAACATTTCTACTCGTTGCGTGACCAAGTGTCGCGTGAGGCTGGTAGGGGAATCGCGGGAATGGAGTCAACGGCTAACACGAATGGCAATGGCAACGCCGACGCTGACGTAGACGCCAGTGTAAGTCCAAGCAACAGCGAGCCCTTCGAGCCGTCTATTTATCAATTCAGCTCGGGTACGACGGGCAATGCCAAGCTCATTCGCCGTTCGTGGGCGGCTGTGCGCACAGAGATGGAAGCGTACAATCGCACGCTGGATACGGATGAGACGGAAACGCCAATCGTGCTTGCGCCTGTTACCCATTCGTACGGGTTGTTGTGCGGTGTACTCGCGTCACTTGAACGGGGCAGCACACCAATTATCGTAACGAACAAAAATCCTAAATTTGCGCTAAGCCTGATTCGGGAAACGCCGCGCCATCTTGTATATGGCGTACCGCTGCTATTCCATGTGATCACGAGCTTTAGCCAAGGGCAGACCCGGTTTCATAAGCTGATGAGTTCCGGTGTGCCACTTCCGCAAGCCTTGTTCACGAAGCTGAGCGCGGTCACCGATGTGATGATGCAGCAGTACGGCTGCTCGGAAGTCGGATGCATCAGCGT harbors:
- a CDS encoding anaerobic C4-dicarboxylate transporter family protein, coding for MFWLQFLVVIAALYIGSRMGGIGLGVMGGLGLAVLTFAFGLQPSAPPIDVMLMIASVITAASVMQAAGGLDVLVRLAEKALRRNPQHITFMAPFVTYVFTLCAGTGHVAYSVMPVIAEVSRQSGVRPERPMSIAVIASQQAITASPISAATVALLALISGQGYQLIDILLISIPATFIGCFVAALVMSRYGKPLAEDEEYLRRVEAGSVAPIGVAEKADQGEAATQGKLGRGAVASVILFLLGVFTVVLLGSIPSLRPAWTDAAGAVRMLGMPEVVEIVMLSVAAIILMVTRINAANVVKSGVFTAGMQALISIFGIAWMGDTFFQGNMDVLQGTIQQIVTAAPWLFAFALFLMSILLNSQASTVRGLMPLGLALGLPAPALIAMFPSVNGYFFIPNYPTVIAAIHFDRTGTTRVGRYLFNHSFMLPGLIATSVAVGVGFLLASIVL
- a CDS encoding AMP-binding protein; the encoded protein is MSNPHLSNSSDVILSVNRNPVNREQFTACMQAYEGIEHFQHVEGKLFALCLTDPLQIVTLVLYLRDHHASVLLIHGETPQETAQQLALEARCEGLVYGQPEHFYSLRDQVSREAGRGIAGMESTANTNGNGNADADVDASVSPSNSEPFEPSIYQFSSGTTGNAKLIRRSWAAVRTEMEAYNRTLDTDETETPIVLAPVTHSYGLLCGVLASLERGSTPIIVTNKNPKFALSLIRETPRHLVYGVPLLFHVITSFSQGQTRFHKLMSSGVPLPQALFTKLSAVTDVMMQQYGCSEVGCISVCNQMQTHTDLGQALPHLTVATGADETQPGEIVVTNGNQEVRTGDLGYRTDTGHIRFLSRLDDVINVSGLKVYPLEVEEVILQMDGIREAIVYRGQHPVMGEIAKCKVIIEPTAVAEEVTPDRIRDWCMTHLPPYKVPAHIEHTTDIPKNATGKVSRKRMELGDVTS